GCGATAATCGGCAGCGACAACGGCAGCACCATCCGGGTGAAAAACTTGAGATTGCCGCAGCCGTCCATCATCGCCGCCTCCAGCATCTCCTGCGGAATCGTGCTCTGGAAGAACGTGCGTACGATGATCAACTGGTAAACGCTTACAGCACCTGGTATAATCATCGCCCACATCGTGTTCACCATGCCCAAATTTTTCACGAGCAGGTACGTCGGGATGAGCCCTCCGTTGAAGAACATCGTGAACAGAATGAGCATCATGATCACGCCTGAGTAAGGCAAATCCTTGCGTGACAGCGCGTAGCCGCCGGTAATGGTGAGCACGACGCGGAACGTCGTACCGAATACGGTATAGATGATCGAGTTCCAGTAGCCCTGCCAGATCTCCGCATCGGCGAATATGCGCTCGTACCCGACCCATGTCATCTCCCGAGGGAGGAACGCAATCTTGCCCGCATTGACCAGGTCAGGGTCGCTGACTGAGGCGATCAGAATGAAGTACAGCGGGTACACAATAATGAAGAGCAGCACCGCGAAGAACAGGACGTTCACCGTATCGAATAGTCGATCCGCCTTGCTTCTGTTCCAAGTATCCATCGCTTTCCCCTCCTACCACAGGCTCGACTGGCCGAAGCGCTTCGCCAGCATATTGACGGTCAGCAGCAGCACGCAGTTAATGACAGAGTTGAACATACCGATCGCCGCTGAATAGCTGTATTGGGCGCCGAGTAGTCCGCTCTTGTACACGTAGGTCTGGATGACCTCGGCAGAGCCGACGTTGAGCGGATTCTGCATCAGATATACTTTCTCGAAGCCGACCGACATGAAGCTGCCGACGTTCAGGATGAGCAGGACGATGACCGTCGGCATAATGCCCGGCAGATCAATATGGAGGATGCGCTGCACCTTGCTCGCGCCATCGACGACGGACGATTCATGAAGCTCGGGATTAATCGAAGTAAGCGCTGCCAAATATATGATCGTTCCCCAGCCCGCATTCTGCCACACACCGGACCAGACGAAGATCGAAGCGAACCAATCCGCCTTCGCCATGAAGAAGACGCTCTCCATGCCTAGTGAGGTCAACAGCTGGTTCACAATTCCGTTGCGCGGCGACAGGAACAGATACAGCATTCCGACGATGACGACGGTCGAGATGAAGTGCGGCGCGTACGTGACCGTCTGCACGACCTTCTTGAACCGCTTGCTGGTCAGCTGGTTGATCAAGAGCGCCAGGATGACCGGGATCGGGAATAGCAGCAGCTCATAGAGGCTGATGACGAGCGTGTTCGTCAGCACCTCCCAGAACTTGTAGCTGTCGAAGAACCGCTCGAAGTGGGCGAAGCCGACCCACGGACTGCCGTCGATTCCTTTGAACGGCGTGAAGTTTTTGAAGGCAATCTGCAGCCCGTAGATCGGCCCATACTCGAATATGGCGAAGTACGCAAGCGCCGGCAATAGCAGCAGGTACAGCTCGTAGTAGCGTTTGACCTTATTCAGCATGTCATTCCCCCCTCGAATCGAAGCGATCCCCCGTCCCCCCGACGTTCCGAGGAGACAGCTCTCACTCCCTTGCGGCCCTACACGTTCGGCGTCTTGTAATTCCATAGCGTATCCCACTTCGGAATCGCTCTGTACATGTTGTTCAGGATGAGGCGGGTGCCCTCGAGCTTATGCTCGGCATAATCCGGCTCATCCCACAGGTTGACACGCTCCAGCGGGTCCAGCTTCAGGTCATACAGCTCGCCGTACTCGCGGTTCATATAATGAATCGTCTTGATGCCGTCCTTGACGACACCCTTGATCTCGCCCGCTTCCATATATACATGGTCGCGTACCTTGAGCTCCTCGCTCGCGTCCCAGTAGCCATTGTACGGATAGTTCGACAGACGGGCTGGCACCTCGGCTTCGGCTGCTCGCAGACACGTCGCGGCAATATCAATGTTCGTCACCGGATCGTCGACGCGCACACCCTTGAACCCCGCGACCGGCGGCTTCACGAACAGCGGCACTCGCATGAGACTGTCCGTTAAGCACTGCAGCTTCTCCACCAGGCCGAAGTCGCCCATGAAGTCGCCGTGATCGGACGTGTAGATGATCAGCGTGTTATCGTACTGGCCCGTCTCCTTCAGAATGCGAATCACTTCGCCGATCTTCTCATCGATGAGCGTCATGTTCGCATAGTACGAGCGCTTCGTGCGCAGGAACGCCTCCTCGGAGAAGTTGTTCAAGTAGATGTTCGCGTACGAGCCCATCTCCTTGAAGTGCCCCGGCTTCTGGTCGAGATCCTCGTAGCTCGTCGCCGGCTTGCGCAGCTGCTCCAGCTCATAGCCCTCGGCATACCGCGTCCCTTCACAATCGTACGGATGGTGCGGCCCCGGGAACGATAGTGTGAAGAACCACGGCTGTTCGTCCTGCTGCTCCGCCCGCTTCGTCAGCCACGCCTTGCCCAGCTCGCCGATGAAGTAATCGAGGTGATGCTCCTCGGCCACCTGCCACGAGCCGCCACTGATCAGCCCGCCAGCCATCACCGTCTTCGGGTCGATGCCATGCTGCGCCAGATAGTCGTGATACGACTTCACATATTCATAAGGAGCATGGGCGCTATGCCCGTCGATGATGTTCTCCTCATCATAGCCTCTCTCGATACCCGATCCGGCAAAATGCTGCTTCCCGACAACCGCCGTGTAGTAGCCCGCCTCCTGCAGTCTGCTCATGAACGTCTTCTCGTGCTCTGGCAGCATTGTGATGTAGGTCGGACATTCGCACTCCGACGGAAACTTGCCTGTCATGATCGCCGCGCGTGACGGCACACAGGACGGATTGGCGCAGTACGCTTCGTTGAAATATACACTGTCCTGTATAAGCTGATCCAGATTCGGCGTCCGAATCTCCGGATTCACGCATGAGAATGTGTCAGCACGCTGCTGGTCGGTCATTAAGAATAAAATATTGGGTCTCTTCTTCAACTGCATCTCTTACCCCTCCAATCGGCACCTTACGGAGTGACACTCTGTAAGCGTAACCAATTTTATATATCTACCGTGTATTTACATATAGTTTAACAAGGGTTCAGTTTATATGTCAATGTTAAAAATAAATATAGATCATTAGGGACAAGAAAACGCCGACCTGCTGCATCGCTGCATGCTGATCGACGTCTACCTATTCCCTTCGTTCCTTGCTCGCCCTGCGGCTACTGCTACGAGCTACTGGCTACTCCTAGTCCTTGGACGAGTAATCGTAATAGCCCCGCTTCAGGAACGACGTCGGGCTATGTCCGGTCACCTGTCTGAACACGCGGGTGAAATAGTACGGGTTCGCGTAGCCAAGCCGCTCGCTAATCTGCGAGATGTTCAACGAGGTCTCTCCGAACAGCCGGATCGCCTCCTTCATCTTCTGCTCCATAATGTACCGCTGTATCGATAGACCTGTCGCCTGCGAGAAGGCGCGGCTCATGTACGAATAGTTCATCTGCAGCGCCTGCGTCAGATCCGCTGACCGGATCGTGCTGTACAGATGCTGATGCACATATTTCTTCACATCATGGACGAGTCGGCTGCCAGCCTTCGTCTTCTCCGTCATCTCACGGTGCAGATCGACGAGCAGCTCCAGAACGCCGATATGCAGCTTCAGGCCATCGTAGGCGGTGCGGCTGTCATAGTGATCCAGCAGCTTATTGAGCCGCACACACATATGCTGGAGGTCCGCAGACTCCACCAGCTTCATGCGAATGACCGCCTTATCGGGCAGCACGGGCCCATGCAGAGAGCTGCCTTGCAGCTCCCACGCCTCGTCCCCCTCCTGTCCCTCCTCCAGCGCCGCGGGCGTGAACGTGATCCAATACCACTCCGATCCGGCCGGGGTCCTCCGATGACCATAATGGCGCACGCCATGCTTCATGAAGAAGGCTTGTCCCGGCGTGACCTCATATTCAACTCCGTCCTCTATAATGTGCACGAGCCCCTTGCGCACGAAGATCATCACATCGTTATCTATGATGCGGTCCATGTGCGCCCACAGGTCGCTCGTCCGATACAGTCCCATGTCCTCGATGCGGGGGAACGTATGTACGCAGAACGATACCCGGTGGTCCAGCGCCGTATCGTGCTTATCGCTGCCAGTAGTCAACCTCGATCACCTGCCTTGCCCGAGATGCTGTATACCTATGGTGTTCTCCTCCATCATTTTACCAAAGACGTGGAGCACTTTTCACCTTATGGATGAGCATTAACTTCGAAGTACAGGATGGAGCAATTCATACAGCATTCTAAATTACATATGGTAAAATAGGGTTTAGTTGGGATTTTGTTTATGGGAGGAACTATCATGCCGAAAATAATAATAACCGCCATTACGTTATCTATACCATTCAGCATCCTAAATTTCAGCGCGTATATGAAAGGAATAGCACCTGATTTTACTCAGGTGCTATCTTCATCACTTTTTGTTTTTCTCTGGTTCATTTCCAGTCTATTCTCAGGATATCTTGGAAAGTTTGTTTACTTGAAAGCGGCAACTTCATATTGGGTTGTAGGCATGTTGGTAGTCGCACTTGGTTATTTTGCTCACATAGGCGTAGTCTTCGTTCCAAGTGTACTCATATTTGCCGGCCCCCTGTATGGTCTCAAACATTATCTTGGTACGCCACCAGGTATTCTTCTAGTATCGTACACGATCCTAATCAACTACACACTCATTATAGTAGGCTATTTAGCTGGCAAGCATCTCAAGAAGATATGGCTCCACCTTCGATGACCGTAACTCATCATCTCACCTAACGAGCCTCGCATCCACTTAGATAGCCGGAACAGACGGATGCCAGATGACGTGCACATTTTGCCCGATCTGAATAATCCGATCCATCAGCCTCTTCATCAGCTCTTGCTTCACGCTCTGCAGGTCCTCACGGGACCACAGGTTGTCGCGCTCCTCCGGATCGTTCAACAGATCGTACAGCTCGCCGTACTCACGCTCCGCATAATAGACCAGCTTGTACTGCTTGCTCCGAATGCCGCGAATGTCTCGCGCCTCAAGGTAGATGTCCTCCCAGCGCTCTGGCTCGCCGTCCTTGTCGAAGAACTGGGTCAAGCTGCGCGGCGACATGTTGCCCGGCACCTCGATGCCGCCAGCAGTCAGGCACGTAGCCGCGACCTCGACGGAGCTGACGAACGATTCCTCGCGGTACCCCTCGAAGCCAGCCACAGGCGGCTTAATGAAGTACGGGATGCGCATGAGCTGCTCAGACACGCACTGCATCTTCTGCGCCATGCCGAAGTCGCCCATGAAGTCGCCGTGGTCGGACAAGTAAATAATCATCGTGTTGTCATACTCGCCAGCGCTCTTCAGCGCCTCGACGACCTCACCGACCTTGCGGTCGATGAGCGTCACGTTAGCGTAATACGACTTGCGCATCAGACGAAGCTCGTCATCGCTCATGCGCGACACGATCTTCTTCGCCTCGGGGTCAATCTCGCAATATCTGCGCAGCAGGCTCTGGAAGTGGCCCGGCTTCTTGAAGATGTCCTCTGGCTCCGTCGTCGGCAGCGACAGCTTCGACTCGTCGTAGAGCGCCTCATCGGGCAGGCCGATCCCGTCGAACGGCGTATGCGGCCCCGGGAACGAGAGCGTCAGGAACCAAGGCTCCGACGGACGGCTGTTCTGAATCCACTCGACGCCGCGGTTGCCCACGTACGCGTCGATATGGTACTTCTCCTCAACCTTCCAGCGGTACACTTCCTTCGTCGCTCCGACCTTCTCGAACAGCTGTGCGCCCTCGGTGAAGCCGCTGTCGGCGAGGAAGCTGACGTAGCTCGACACCCGGTCCGATACGGTCAGATGCTGCGGCAGACCGAATTCGCGCTCGTCCAACTCCTTGCTGATCACCTTCGGCGGGAAGTGCTCGTCGACGATATCCATATAGTCGTAGCCCTTATCCACCTTCGTCTTCCAGAAATGCTGCTTGCCGATGACCGCCGTATGGTAGCCGTTATCGCGCAATATGCTCATGAACGTCTGCTCGTAGTCCGGTAGCGGCGTCATGTACGTCGGGGCGCCGCACTGCGACGGATACCGACCTGTGAAGATGGCCGCTCTCGCCGGAATGCAAGACGGGTTAGACGTATAACCGTTCGTGAAGACGACCGACTCGGCCGCCAAGCGGTCGAGATGCGGTGTCAGAACCTCGGGATTGCGGTAACCAATCGCGTCGTGACGCTGCTGGTCGGTCATAATGAATAAAATATTAGGCTTCTTGCTCATCGTTACCTCCGATACATCTATCGAAATATGGCGCTATCCCTACTCGTCTTCCTTCAGCACGGGAACGATCCGCAGCTCGAACGCAAGCTCCGTATCGCTCAGCTGGTACTGCTCCAGCAGCTCTGTACCGCACGAGCTGGAGCCGATGCCGTTCATCTTGTGGTCGAGCGAGACGATCGTCTCCTTACGACGCTTCAGCTCATACGTATGCGCCGCCTCTGTCAGATCCTCCGCCGTGTAATGCAGCGCCTGGAACGAGAACTCGCCGCCCGGGCTCGTGAAGGCTAGACCCATGCCGAGCGCGTTGGCGACTGTCGCCCATTCCGTACCGTAGTGGGAGCCGTTCTCCTG
Above is a genomic segment from Paenibacillus sp. YYML68 containing:
- a CDS encoding AraC family transcriptional regulator: MTTGSDKHDTALDHRVSFCVHTFPRIEDMGLYRTSDLWAHMDRIIDNDVMIFVRKGLVHIIEDGVEYEVTPGQAFFMKHGVRHYGHRRTPAGSEWYWITFTPAALEEGQEGDEAWELQGSSLHGPVLPDKAVIRMKLVESADLQHMCVRLNKLLDHYDSRTAYDGLKLHIGVLELLVDLHREMTEKTKAGSRLVHDVKKYVHQHLYSTIRSADLTQALQMNYSYMSRAFSQATGLSIQRYIMEQKMKEAIRLFGETSLNISQISERLGYANPYYFTRVFRQVTGHSPTSFLKRGYYDYSSKD
- a CDS encoding sugar ABC transporter permease — its product is MLNKVKRYYELYLLLLPALAYFAIFEYGPIYGLQIAFKNFTPFKGIDGSPWVGFAHFERFFDSYKFWEVLTNTLVISLYELLLFPIPVILALLINQLTSKRFKKVVQTVTYAPHFISTVVIVGMLYLFLSPRNGIVNQLLTSLGMESVFFMAKADWFASIFVWSGVWQNAGWGTIIYLAALTSINPELHESSVVDGASKVQRILHIDLPGIMPTVIVLLILNVGSFMSVGFEKVYLMQNPLNVGSAEVIQTYVYKSGLLGAQYSYSAAIGMFNSVINCVLLLTVNMLAKRFGQSSLW
- a CDS encoding sulfatase-like hydrolase/transferase, with product MQLKKRPNILFLMTDQQRADTFSCVNPEIRTPNLDQLIQDSVYFNEAYCANPSCVPSRAAIMTGKFPSECECPTYITMLPEHEKTFMSRLQEAGYYTAVVGKQHFAGSGIERGYDEENIIDGHSAHAPYEYVKSYHDYLAQHGIDPKTVMAGGLISGGSWQVAEEHHLDYFIGELGKAWLTKRAEQQDEQPWFFTLSFPGPHHPYDCEGTRYAEGYELEQLRKPATSYEDLDQKPGHFKEMGSYANIYLNNFSEEAFLRTKRSYYANMTLIDEKIGEVIRILKETGQYDNTLIIYTSDHGDFMGDFGLVEKLQCLTDSLMRVPLFVKPPVAGFKGVRVDDPVTNIDIAATCLRAAEAEVPARLSNYPYNGYWDASEELKVRDHVYMEAGEIKGVVKDGIKTIHYMNREYGELYDLKLDPLERVNLWDEPDYAEHKLEGTRLILNNMYRAIPKWDTLWNYKTPNV
- a CDS encoding sulfatase, encoding MSKKPNILFIMTDQQRHDAIGYRNPEVLTPHLDRLAAESVVFTNGYTSNPSCIPARAAIFTGRYPSQCGAPTYMTPLPDYEQTFMSILRDNGYHTAVIGKQHFWKTKVDKGYDYMDIVDEHFPPKVISKELDEREFGLPQHLTVSDRVSSYVSFLADSGFTEGAQLFEKVGATKEVYRWKVEEKYHIDAYVGNRGVEWIQNSRPSEPWFLTLSFPGPHTPFDGIGLPDEALYDESKLSLPTTEPEDIFKKPGHFQSLLRRYCEIDPEAKKIVSRMSDDELRLMRKSYYANVTLIDRKVGEVVEALKSAGEYDNTMIIYLSDHGDFMGDFGMAQKMQCVSEQLMRIPYFIKPPVAGFEGYREESFVSSVEVAATCLTAGGIEVPGNMSPRSLTQFFDKDGEPERWEDIYLEARDIRGIRSKQYKLVYYAEREYGELYDLLNDPEERDNLWSREDLQSVKQELMKRLMDRIIQIGQNVHVIWHPSVPAI
- a CDS encoding carbohydrate ABC transporter permease translates to MDTWNRSKADRLFDTVNVLFFAVLLFIIVYPLYFILIASVSDPDLVNAGKIAFLPREMTWVGYERIFADAEIWQGYWNSIIYTVFGTTFRVVLTITGGYALSRKDLPYSGVIMMLILFTMFFNGGLIPTYLLVKNLGMVNTMWAMIIPGAVSVYQLIIVRTFFQSTIPQEMLEAAMMDGCGNLKFFTRMVLPLSLPIIAVIVLFNAVAMWNSYFQALIYLNDVSLHPLQIILRKILIISEAQLDMIDGSADTVAEQKVAELIKYGMVIVSSLPVLVLYPFLQRYFVKGVMIGSVKG